The Pochonia chlamydosporia 170 chromosome 1, whole genome shotgun sequence genome window below encodes:
- a CDS encoding dehydrogenase (similar to Trichoderma reesei QM6a XP_006967833.1), protein MSPYSLVVIGSGPGIGSHVARQFAKQGFSKIALVARNSTQLVKAHISVEEAMRGANVVVKTYSVDITDSEKLKATLEQVEIDLGPPEVVFFNAARVLPSTLLETSDDEMVYDFKITVNALHQTAKWAVPQLTKLAKTDSSAKPSLIVTSSHLPREPLPEAFVLSLTKAAQRNLSESLAKVYGPQGVHIGLVIVAGMVAPDNDKLNPLHIAEKTFELYNQERDEWTLEVVIRE, encoded by the exons ATGTCTCCATACTCCCTCGTTGTCATCGGTTCCGGCCCTGGAATCGGCTCCCATGTTGCCCGCCAGTTCGCGAAACAGGGCTTTTCGAAGATCGCCTTGGTAGCTCGAAACTCGACACAACTGGTGAAGGCTCACATTTCGGTAGAGGAAGCGATGCGGGGCGCCAATGTCGTTGTGAAAACTTATTCTGTTGATATTACAGACAGTGAGAAACTGAAAGCTACCCTGGAGCAAGTTGAAATTGACTTGGGACCACCCGAAGTGGTGTTTTTTAATGCAGCGCGAGTTCTACCAAGCACCCTGTTGGAAACtagtgatgatgagatggtgTACGACTTCAAG ATTACGGTAAACGCTCTTCACCAAACAGCCAAGTGGGCAGTCCCCCAACTTACCAAACTCGCCAAAACCGACTCTTCTGCAAAACCTTCGCTCATTGTCACCTCTTCACACCTCCCGCGAGAGCCTCTCCCTGAAGCCTTTGTGCTGTCCTTAACCAAAGCTGCCCAGCGAAACTTGAGTGAATCCCTGGCTAAGGTTTATGGGCCACAAGGAGTACACATTGGTCTTGTGATTGTGGCTGGAATGGTGGCACCAGATAACGACAAGCTGAATCCGCTACATATTGCCGAGAAGACCTTTGAGTTGTATAACCAGGAGAGGGATGAATGGACTTTGGAGGTGGTTATCAGAGAGTAG
- a CDS encoding cytokinesis regulator (similar to Blastomyces dermatitidis SLH14081 XP_002621624.1): METLRLKPRQPVEDEIENWDDDDDLVLEGHELSFRSSLTTTTGPANSHALSRPPSRRRDSTSSHVSFRSEIDSWQGEEKQLHLPGDDESSTMDAIAAAEHAGIPLPKNVPSSALMGGTIKRLGGRKIRKIIQEDWENDLELPEASQSFSIKPKTDTEFPDTLRQVSGGSIQTSPVRSMKPSSFTENHRRLSTQSNTSALSSALNLDKFKDTEDDEDFFGDGGATIKVSKGRIAPQPVSFITPPTPQKPEPAREPDDDFEKDLELPSDGKLRLSTRRDIPKTPSSNIDDLDWGEGSLGTRYGGTRRDGRSNRSSSASALSPSISSSITAESEDETFDGLVLPSGPFNFKERLQQRKKSFSPERIPEESSSPIPPPKKPAHAEIDREDFFDDLDIGDGNVFGPGKLTLHRNIKVKEQQPASPARPKTAVSLTFTNKPATQTRIPRLSHERAHSTSLEPVYESGSSTAPSRSRRSQSRLGHSHQSSVVSLPTPTTTSPGRQFPLSTPRAREVGSRSSFSSLRGEAPTTSSQLLKQKRSLPAVRGLTSQSKPMSQRPADRPPSRTETGRPQSVLRPKTPVERQRPSLTDSPASLTRKPQPFLPAGASQSQSHHVASKTLRQFRRHDSDNAIDIRPFSRSFSRTGARSPSPHRYKVAADTWERLSKPKNKKHFGDGHELDGFDDLPTSRETETRFMKQPLASGTKTTIRNRLYQNILPDRTATPAPPSPFSPAKSVATPRFARDTAASRIARETSLAHRAPSHGPLSAITAQREAGALTPKTNLNQQPHVPQSTVRSKKKTKRPQQLKPHLIANLNAGKESKLVNGMFYNAETLRWEGNENALSAFDATVTTPSTTTASTHVTREKETSTPRPALITNFSATKGVQVVSGMVFDPQNMCWLKIGQQDKTKSDTADTLDGFEALDDEDDVFKDIPDLDDNAAEEERGEGGGRVSDVKDDWLVGEEFDVGPEFVRRQREEEERWRKKCEKWVGRGPRDREMWRWTIRDLVSQFDELPM, translated from the coding sequence ATGGAGACACTTCGATTAAAACCACGGCAACCGGTGGAGGACGAAATTGAGAATtgggacgatgatgatgacttggTCCTTGAGGGTCATGAGTTGTCCTTCCGCAGCTCCCTCACAACCACGACGGGACCCGCAAATTCTCATGCCCTGTCGCGGCCTCCGTCTCGTCGCCGTGACTCGACCTCATCTCATGTTTCATTTCGGTCTGAGATAGATTCATGGCAAGGAGAGGAAAAGCAGCTACATTTACCGGGCGACGATGAATCTTCAACCAtggatgccattgctgctgctgagcacGCCGGCATCCCTTTACCCAAGAATGTCCCGTCCTCTGCTCTCATGGGAGGCACTATTAAGCGACTTGGAGGACGCAAAATTCGCAAGATTATCCAGGAAGACTGGGAAAACGATCTAGAACTTCCAGAAGCGTCGCAGAGCTTTAGCATAAAGCCCAAGACTGACACCGAGTTTCCTGACACACTACGCCAGGTTAGCGGAGGCTCAATACAGACCAGTCCGGTTCGATCCATGAAACCGTCGTCATTTACAGAGAATCACCGTAGATTGTCAACGCAGTCCAACACGAGCGCTCTGTCATCCGCTCTCAATCTCGATAAGTTCAAAGACAcagaggacgacgaagacttCTTTGGGGATGGTGGCGCTACCATTAAAGTGTCAAAGGGGAGGATTGCACCTCAACCTGTTTCTTTCATCACACCCCCCACGCCACAAAAGCCTGAACCGGCCAGAGAACCTGATGATGACTTCGAAAAGGACTTGGAATTGCCGTCTGATGGAAAACTGAGGCTATCGACTAGAAGAGATATCCCaaagacaccatcatcaaacatCGACGATTTGGATTGGGGTGAGGGGAGTTTGGGCACTCGATATGGTGGCACCCGACGAGATGGTCGGTCCAACCGAAGCTCGTCTGCCTCCGCTCTCAGCCCTAGTATTTCGAGTTCCATCACTGCTGAGAGCGAGGATGAGACTTTTGACGGCCTCGTcctgccgtctggtcctttcaacttcaaagaaCGTCTGCAACAACGCAAAAAGAGCTTCTCACCAGAGCGCATCCCCGAGGAATCATCGTCACCTATTCCACCACCCAAGAAGCCTGCACATGCCGAAATTGACCGAGAGGACTTTTTCGATGACCTCGACATTGGGGATGGGAATGTCTTTGGTCCTGGTAAACTGACGCTGCATCGCAacatcaaagtcaaagagCAGCAGCCCGCCTCGCCTGCACGGCCCAAGACTGCTGTGTCTTTGACCTTTACAAACAAACCAGCAACACAGACCAGGATTCCTCGCTTGAGCCATGAACGCGCCCATTCGACCTCTTTGGAGCCAGTATATGAGTCTGGTAGTTCAACTGCCCCGTCGCGGAGTCGTCGTTCTCAATCTCGCCTCGGACACTCACACCAGTCTTCTGTGGTCAGTCTTCCTACTCCTACAACAACCTCTCCTGGTCGACAGTTTCCCCTATCAACGCCGCGAGCGAGGGAAGTTGGTTCCAGGTCATCGTTTTCCTCTCTCAGAGGTGAAGCACCTACCACTAGTTCCCAGCTCCTGAAACAAAAGAGATCTCTCCCAGCAGTGCGCGGTCTCACTTCACAGTCGAAACCAATGTCTCAACGACCAGCAGATAGACCGCCCTCGAGAACCGAGACGGGTCGACCTCAGTCTGTGTTGAGACCCAAGACACCAGTAGAACGGCAACGCCCGAGCCTTACGGACAGCCCTGCATCGTTGACGCGGAAACCCCAACCCTTCCTGCCTGCAGGCGCTTCACAGTCTCAGTCGCATCATGTCGCCTCCAAGACCCTGCGCCAGTTTCGCCGCCATGACTCAGACAATGCAATCGATATTCGACCCTTCTCCAGATCTTTCTCCAGAACCGGCGCGAGATCGCCCAGTCCACATCGATATAAGGTTGCCGCTGATACCTGGGAGCGGCTAAGCAAGCCGAAAAACAAGAAGCACTTTGGCGACGGCCATGAGCTAGATGGGTTTGACGATTTACCAACCTCACGGGAGACAGAGACGCGATTCATGAAGCAGCCTCTGGCCAGCGGCACAAAGACAACCATCCGAAATAGGCTCTATCAAAATATTCTGCCCGACAGgacagcaacaccagcgCCACCGAGTCCGTTTTCCCCAGCAAAGAGTGTGGCGACTCCCCGGTTCGCACGCGACACTGCCGCCAGTCGAATTGCTCGAGAGACATCTTTGGCTCACCGTGCACCCAGTCACGGGCCTTTGTCAGCTATTACTGCTCAACGAGAAGCTGGGGCGCTCACTCCAAAGACGAACTTgaaccagcagcctcatGTACCACAGTCCACAGTGCgttccaagaagaagacgaagcgTCCGCAGCAATTAAAGCCACATCTTATTGCCAACCTCAACGCCGGCAAGGAGTCCAAACTCGTGAATGGCATGTTCTACAATGCCGAGACCCTTCGCTGGGAAGGCAATGAGAATGCCTTGAGCGCATTTGATGCCACGGTGACCACCCCGTCAACTACAACTGCCTCAACACATGTCACTCGTGAAAAAGAGACTTCTACCCCAAGACCAGCCTTGATTACCAATTTCAGTGCCACCAAAGGCGTCCAGGTTGTCAGCGGCATGGTCTTTGACCCTCAAAACATGTGCTGGCTGAAGATTGGACAACAAGATAAGACCAAGTCTGACACAGCTGACACCCTGGATGGATTTGAAGCCctggacgatgaagatgatgtctTCAAAGACATTCCCGATCTTGACGATAATGCCGCAGAAGAGGAGCGCGGAGAAGGCGGCGGCCGCGTCAGTGACGTTAAGGATGATTGGCTGGTCGGTGAAGAGTTTGACGTTGGCCCCGAGTTTGTCAGAAGACAAcgtgaggaagaagaaaggtGGCGGAAGAAGTGCGAGAAATGGGTTGGCCGTGGGCCACGAGATCGCGAGATGTGGCGCTGGACTATTCGAGATCTGGTGTCTCAATTCGACGAGTTGCCCATGTAG
- a CDS encoding S-adenosylmethionine-dependent methyltransferase superfamily domain-containing protein (similar to Aspergillus terreus NIH2624 XP_001218415.1): protein MGAGRRMKRKQGAPEPLSEEHYAKLKRKAGLPVDIPTETSDNKRRRIGKNSQPKTNGATRKKASVSKPAAVDKSTTAKVNGKSKAKSVMPGLEDSDIELDDDEFDADDLDIEKLSDLEDGGGATLGDDFLGSDSSVFDSDDDNDAEKPTFSEDEDESDAEEKLTAANIEGLSRKLDRQLAEEEAANAAEMAESALQTNIDGEKPHIIDDEEDELSAKTNALLAPDLQLLRTRITENIRVLDDFANLAEDGRSRSEYTAQLIKDVCAYYGYSEYLAEKLYNLFTPREAFAFFEANESARPVVIRTNTLRTHRRDLAQALINRGVTLEPVGKWSKVGLQVFESTVPLGATPEYLAGHYILQAASSFLPCMALDPQENERVLDMAAAPGGKTTYMAAMMKNTGVVVANDPNKARAKGLIGNIHRLGARNVIVSNYDAREFPKPMGGFDRVLLDAPCSGTGVIAKDPSVKTNKTELDFMQLPHTQKQLLLAAIDSVNHSSKSGGYIVYSTCSVTIEENEQVVQYALSRRPNVKLVETGLAFGKEGFTSFMGKKFDPSLRLTRRYYPHSYNVDGFYVAKFKKIGPTPAKASAPRDKGVVGNSEEQIIDKTPISADEEESGKDDFGGWDEDEDKEYMEKGRRNAMRRRGLDPRSNIKAKKGSK from the coding sequence ATGGGTGCCGGAAGACGTATGAAGAGAAAGCAGGGTGCCCCTGAGCCCCTGTCAGAAGAACACTATGCAAAACTGAAGCGCAAGGCCGGCCTGCCTGTCGACATTCCCACAGAGACTTCCGACAATAAGAGAAGACGAATTGGAAAAAATTCACAACCCAAGACAAACGGTGCAACTAGAAAGAAGGCTTCTGTATCCAAACCAGCAGCAGTTGACAAGTCAACGACAGCCAAGGTCAACGGCAAGTCAAAAGCCAAATCTGTCATGCCTGGCCTGGAAGACTCGGACATTGAACTCGACGACGATGAGTTCGACGCAGATGACTTGGATATTGAGAAATTATCAGACTTggaagatggaggaggtgCGACACTTGGGGATGATTTCTTGGGCTCAGATTCGTCCGTGTTCGATTCAGacgatgacaatgatgccgAGAAACCTACCTTTtctgaggacgaggacgaatCCGACGCGGAGGAGAAGCTCACGGCTGCCAACATCGAGGGTCTCTCGAGAAAACTAGATCGTCAATtagcagaagaagaagccgctAATGCTGCCGAAATGGCCGAAAGTGCTCTGcagaccaacattgatggGGAGAAGCCACACATTatcgacgacgaagaggacgagcTATCCGCCAAGACGAATGCCCTCCTCGCTCCTGATCTGCAGCTTCTCCGTACGAGGATCACAGAAAATATCCGCGTACTCGACGATTTCGCTAATCTTGCCGAGGACGGACGCTCACGATCGGAGTATACCGCTCAATTAATCAAGGATGTGTGCGCATATTACGGCTACTCCGAGTATCTTGCAGAGAAGCTGTACAACCTCTTCACACCTCGTGAAGCATTTGCCTTTTTCGAAGCCAACGAGTCTGCACGCCCTGTTGTAATCCGCACGAACACTCTGCGTACTCACCGCCGTGATCTCGCCCAGGCACTCATCAACCGAGGCGTCACCCTCGAACCGGTCGGTAAATGGTCCAAGGTAGGTTTGCAAGTCTTTGAGAGCACAGTTCCACTCGGTGCTACCCCCGAGTACCTTGCTGGCCACTACATTCTTCAagccgcctcctccttcttacCTTGCATGGCACTCGATCCACAAGAAAACGAACGCGTGCTCGACATGGCTGCCGCCCCAGGTGGTAAAACAACATACATGgccgccatgatgaagaataCCGGagtcgtcgtcgccaacGACCCCAACAAGGCACGTGCGAAGGGTCTCATCGGTAACATTCACCGCCTGGGCGCTCGCAACGTCATAGTATCCAACTATGATGCTCGTGAATTTCCCAAGCCAATGGGAGGTTTCGACCGTGTCCTTCTCGATGCTCCCTGTTCGGGAACCGGCGTCATTGCCAAAGACCCCAGcgtcaagaccaacaagacGGAACTCGATTTCATGCAACTACCCCACACGCAGAAgcagctcctcctcgccgcTATTGACTCCGTCAACCACTCCAGCAAATCAGGCGGCTACATTGTCTACTCTACGTGTTCCGTCACGATTGAAGAAAACGAGCAAGTGGTTCAATACGCACTCTCCCGCAGACCAAACGTCAAGCTCGTCGAAACGGGACTGGCCTTTGGAAAGGAAGGCTTCACCAGCTTCATGGGCAAGAAGTTTGACCCTAGTCTCCGTCTCACGCGGCGATATTACCCGCATTCATACAACGTGGATGGCTTTTATGTCGCCAAATTCAAGAAGATTGGCCCCACGCCCGCCAAAGCTTCTGCGCCAAGAGATAAGGGTGTTGTCGGCAATTCCGAAGAGCAAATTATTGACAAGACACCCATTTCTGCagacgaagaggagagcGGCAAGGATGATTTTGGTGGGtgggacgaggacgaggacaaGGAGTACATGGAAAAGGGGAGGAGAAATGCCATGCGCAGGAGAGGCCTGGATCCTAGGAGTAATAtcaaggcgaagaaggggTCAAAGTGA
- a CDS encoding ubiquitin supergroup (similar to Metarhizium robertsii ARSEF 23 XP_007823876.1), translating into MAEAAFATTFLSTLDSRPIKLSADHVEDAKSFPARPPYILPRMPTSMSKPKTLLPGQERSLTVTLKSLRNPPLDIKLTSQPLNTSILDIKTTVSEQTGIPIDKMKILHNKRPLTDSKILKDVASESDLRLEFSVMVIGGAAAIQPERKEEAVAWASGLDALTTDAFWADLNGFLEQRLIDKVVAGELGQLFKTSWDSSRSGP; encoded by the exons atggctgaaGCAGCATTCGCCACAACCTTCCTCTCAACACTGGACTCTCGCCCAATTAAGCTCTCAGCTGACCACGTCGAAGATGCCAAATCTTTCCCGGCGCGGCCCCCT TACATCCTCCCCCGAATGCCCACTTCTATGAGCAAGCCAAAGACGCTTCTCCCAGGCCAAGAGCGCAGTCTTACCGTAACACTTAAGTCGCTGCGAAATCCTCCTCTAGACATTAAGCTCACCTCGCAACCTCTCAATACTTCTATTCTCGACATCAAAACGACGGTATCAGAACAGACTGGAATACCCAtcgacaagatgaagattCTGCATAACAAGCGGCCGCTTACAGATAGCAAGATTCTCAAGGATGTGGCGAGCGAATCTGATCTGCGTTTAGAATTTTCAGTAATGGTCATTGGCGGTGCGGCAGCAATTCAGCCAGAGCGCAAGGAGGAAGCGGTAGCATGGGCAAGTGGTCTGGATGCACTGACCACAGACGCCTTCTGGGCGGATTTGAATGGGTTTTTGGAACAGCGCCTGATAGACAAAGTAGTGGCTGGCGAACTAGGACAGTTGTTCAAGACGAGCTGGGATTCTAGTCGTTCAGGGCCTTAA
- a CDS encoding heat shock protein 60, mitochondrial precursor (similar to Aspergillus terreus NIH2624 XP_001218472.1) — MQRALSSRARATALSSVASRYRAGAGLSQQLRFAHKELKFGVDGRAALLAGVDTLAKAVATTLGPKGRNVLIESSFGSPKITKDGVTVAKAVSLKDKFENLGARLLQDVASKTNDVAGDGTTTATVLARAIFSETVKNVAAGCNPMDLRRGIQAAVDSVVEYLHKHKRDITTSAEIAQVATISANGDHHVGQMIANAMEKVGKEGVITVKEGKTMLDELEVTEGMRFDRGFVSPYFITDTKAQKVEFENPLILLSEKKISAVQDIIPALEISTQTRRPLVIIAEDIEGEALAVCILNKLRGQLQVAAVKAPGFGDNRKSILGDIGVLTKGTVFTDELDIKLEKATIDMLGSTGSITITKEDTIILNGEGTKDAISQRCEQIRGVAADPTTSEYEKEKLQERLAKLSGGVAVIKVGGSSEVEVGEKKDRFVDALNATRAAVEEGILPGGGTALIKASAQALHDVKAANFDQQLGVNIVKNAITRPARTIIENAGMEGSVVIGKLTDEHAADFNKGFDSAKGEYVDMIQAGILDPLKVVRTGLIDASGVASLLGTTEVAIVEAPEEKGPGGPPMGVYVSNPSVAHFLLIYTAIMVSSGAAVSEEAVAATKEVGKKYKYAILHYVNDQFELEEASDDKNYENFANKLINCKSKSRKKEFPGTRFAYYNFIYDTEDGRVANSTVFFLWSPDVQDPFYPWVRVPYTSAVDVIKQKTLSTMREIHDPAQLLDMNEMLKLASTPSAQAVRLHED; from the exons ATGCAGCGCGCATTGAGCTCACGGGCGAGAGCTACCGCTCTGTCCTCTGTCGCCTCCCGTTATCGCGCCGGTGCTGGTCTCAGCCAGCAGCTCCGATTTGCTCACAAG GAGCTCAAGTTTGGCGTCGACGGCCGCGCCGCTCTcctggctggtgttgatacCTTGGCCAAAGCCGTCGCTACTACCCTCGGTCCCAAGGGTCGAAATGTCCTCATTGAGTCCAGCTTCGGCTCCCCCAAGATCACCAAGG ATGGTGTCACTGTCGCCAAGGCCGTCTCCCTGAAGGACAAGTTCGAGAACCTCGGTGCCCGCTTATTACAAGATGTGGCCTCCAAGACCAACGATGTTGCCGGTGACGGCACTACCACCGCAACTGTCCTCGCCCGAGCTATCTTCTCCGAGACTGTCAAGAacgttgctgctggctgcaACCCCATGGATCTCCGCCGGGGTATCCAGGCTGCTGTTGACTCCGTTGTTGAGTACCTCCACAAACACAAGCgcgacatcaccaccagcgcTGAGATTGCTCAGGTCGCCACTATCTCTGCCAACGGTGACCACCACGTTGGCCAGATgattgccaatgccatggaGAAGGTTGGCAAGGAGGGCGTCATCACTgtcaaggagggcaagaCTATGCTGGATGAGCTCGAGGTTACCGAGGGTATGCGCTTCGACCGCGGTTTCGTCTCTCCTTACTTCATCACCGACACCAAGGCCCAGAAGGTCGAGTTTGAGAATCCATTGATTCTTCTTtctgagaagaagatttCCGCCgtccaagacatcatccCCGCCCTGGAGATCTCTACGCAGACCCGCCGCCCTCTTGTCATCATTGCTGAGGATATCGAGGGCGAGGCTCTTGCTGTCTGTATTCTGAACAAGCTTCGTGGCCAGCTCCaggttgctgctgtcaaggCTCCCGGTTTCGGTGACAACCGCAAGTCTATCCTTGGTGACATTGGTGTCTTGACCAAGGGTACAGTTTTCACTGATGAGCTGGACATCAAGCTCGAGAAGGCCACCATTGACATGCTCGGCTCCACTGGCTctatcaccatcaccaaggaGGACACCATTATCCTCAACGGAGAGGGAACCAAGGATGCCATCTCTCAGCGCTGCGAGCAGATTCGTGGAGTCGCTGCTGACCCCACCACTTCTGAATacgagaaggagaagctcCAGGAGCGTTTGGCCAAGCTCTCCGGCGGCGTTGCTGTCATCAAGGTGGGTGGTTCTTccgaggttgaggttggcgagaagaaggaccgCTTCGTCGATGCTTTGAACGCTACACGGGCCGCCGTTGAAGAGGGTATCCTGCCAGGTGGTGGTACCGCCCTGATCAAGGCCTCTGCTCAGGCACTGCATGACGTCAAGgccgccaactttgaccagCAGCTTGGCGTCAACATTGTTAAGAACGCCATCACCCGGCCTGCTCGCACTATTATTGAGAACGCCGGCATGGAGGGCTCCGTTGTCATTGGTAAGCTCACGGATGAGCACGCGGCCGATTTCAACAAGGGTTTCGACAGTGCCAAGGGTGAGTACGTTGACATGATCCAGGCCGGTATCCTTGATCCCCTCAAGGTTGTCCGCACTGGTCTCATTGACGCCAGTGGTGTTGCTTCCCTTCTGGGTACTACTGAggttgccattgttgaggCTCCTGAGGAGAAGGGACCCGGTGGCCCTCCCATGGGAG TCTACGTCTCGAACCCCTCAGTCGCACACTTTCTGCTGATCTACACCGCAATCATG GTCAGTTCAGG TGCGGCCGTCTCCGAGGAAGCCGTCGCTGCGACTAAGGAAGTAGGCAAGAAGTACAAGTACGCCATCCTCCACTACGTTAACGACCAGTTTGAACTCGAGGAGGCTTCCGACGACAAGAACTATGAGAACTTCGCAAACAAGCTTATAAACTGCAAAAGCAAGTCTAGAAAGAAG GAGTTTCCAGGCACCCGATTTGCCTACTATAACTTTATTTACGATACCGAGGACGGGCGTGTCGC GAATTCGACGGTTTTTTTCCTCTGGAGCCCTGATGTTCAGGATCCCTTTTATCCCTGG GTCAGGGTCCCATACACTTCCGCCGTTGACGTGATAAAACAAAAAACTCTTTCGACTATGAGGGAAATTCACGACCCGGCGCAACTCTTGGATATGAATGAGATGCTCAAGTTGGCCAGCACGCCCAGCGCCCAGGCGGTGCGACTACATGAAGACTAA
- a CDS encoding protein related to RNA-binding protein cabeza (similar to Metarhizium robertsii ARSEF 23 XP_007823873.1) → MVSASTRKMTAGKNRSPAKDRRSVTRTQNAEASLAPSSNASGSPGKAETPRTARYSHRLPTDQQRRGNGRVAGRNLIMWNRMFFPKCILLLLYVLLRAIVGPRMAEKLLLHIHYECSRHKLQLPWDAIAHRLHPGSSGAAVIQHLNRLRRQLFAEGHVVPPATQRSYAAQNDANTNVRGYVRRDTDGDDFEASRPVEFDEKLDDPKFNLPGDFSMFDEEFMEPDDSHGSQSPGSEEGDYRHQSPTPMRRASSKSSSGSTGSHDAAFLPQFVAPVEVVRDTRGRSPNLLQPFSCETLETEPKHVRHLSQESSNGTGLCEATVLPEDFLESKIPLLGTTTTQQRYPSPNTQGQMNSYTLPAFPGWHHAFMCPIAGSQSMHSPAHSFDHPDYMTAPFPMTVPMPVAHHLFNPYMTLDPSLIKQGRERSAPTVAELGTGAMESGTAADDGAQIGDPFVGSSNSDANKACLPT, encoded by the exons ATGGTTTCCGCGTCCACCAGAAAAATGACTGCTGGAAAGAATCGCTCTCCTGCCAAAGACCGCAGATCAGTCACGCGAACCCAAAATGCAGAAGCATCGCTTGCGCCATCTTCGAATGCTTCGGGTTCTCCTGGTAAGGCTGAGACACCTCGAACCGCTAGATACTCGCACCGCCTACCGACAGATCAACAGCGGAGAGGTAATGGACGCGTTGCTGGACGAAACTTGATCATGTGGAACCGTATGTTCTTCCCCAAGtgcatccttctcctcctctacGTCTTGCTGAGAGCGATTGTAGGCCCACGAATGGCAGAGAAGCTCCTCTTGCATATCCATTATGAATGTAGCCGTCATAAACTCCAGCTTCCCTGGGATGCCATtgctcatcgtcttcatcctgGATCGTCTGGCGCTGCCGTAATCCAGCACCTTAATCGTCTTCGGCGTCAGCTTTTCGCCGAGGGCCATGTTGTACCGCCTGCCACACAGAGATCCTATGCTGCTCAAAATGATGCCAATACCAATGTACGCGGGTACGTCCGTCGCGACACTGACGGCGATGACTTTGAAGCTTCCCGTCCGGTGGagtttgatgagaagctcgatgaccccaagttcaacctCCCGGGAGACTTCAGCATGTTTGACGAAGAGTTCATGGAACCCGATGACTCCCACGGCAGCCAGTCGCCTGGTTCAGAAGAGGGGGACTATCGTCATCAGTCGCCTACTCCAATGAGACgagcttcttcaaaatcGTCTAGTGGCTCGACGGGGTCTCATGATGCCGCCTTCTTGCCTCAATTCGTTGCTCCTGTCGAAGTTGTGAGGGATACGCGAGGACGCAGCCCTAATCTTCTCCAACCGTTTAGCTGCGAAACTCTT GAAACGGAACCCAAGCATGTTCGCCATCTGTCGCAAGAATCAAGCAACGGCACTGGCTTATGCGAGGCGACTGTTCTACCCGAGGACTTTCTTGAGTCCAAAATCCCACTACTAGGCACCACTACCACTCAACAACGATATCCATCCCCCAACACCCAGGGACAGATGAACAGCTACACGCTGCCCGCCTTCCCGGGCTGGCACCATGCATTCATGTGCCCAATAGCCGGGTCACAAAGTATGCATTCTCCTGCTCATAGCTTTGACCATCCCGACTACATGACCGCTCCGTTTCCCATGACCGTTCCCATGCCAGTGGCACATCATCTGTTCAACCCATACATGACACTGGACCCAAGCCTCATCAAGCAGGGCAGAGAGAGATCCGCACCAACTGTTGCCGAACTAGGAACGGGAGCAATGGAATCAGGAACGGCTGCGGATGACGGCGCGCAAATTGGAGATCCATTCGTTGGCTCGTCCAACTCGGATGCCAACAAGGCATGCTTGCCAACTTGA